The proteins below come from a single Thermopolyspora flexuosa genomic window:
- a CDS encoding ABC transporter permease has protein sequence MNRKAVRIGIRRGWIEHTYLIKDPKELIGTLVSTVGFFTAMILWIGDTPIEGTNVTATTYMTAGLLAFVVFGTGLFTLPTALATDREDGTLLRLRGLPGGIPAYLVGRATTLLCQIAVQSVLIMATALVVGGVGAPRDWLTLVWVLVLGTVAVVPLGAAIGCMFPNPKAAAGVLVLPAMGLMAVSGVLVPTSYLPEIVRAIAQVFPLYWQGLGLRAALLPESAAAAEIAGSWRLPQVAGVLAAWGIAGMLIAPSLIRRVTRRESGSRLAERQLAAAGN, from the coding sequence GTGAACCGCAAGGCCGTCCGCATCGGGATACGGCGCGGCTGGATCGAGCACACGTACCTGATCAAGGACCCCAAGGAGCTCATCGGCACCCTGGTCAGCACGGTGGGGTTCTTCACCGCCATGATCCTGTGGATCGGCGACACGCCGATCGAGGGCACGAACGTCACCGCCACCACGTACATGACGGCGGGCCTGCTCGCCTTCGTCGTCTTCGGCACCGGGCTGTTCACCCTGCCGACGGCCCTCGCCACCGACCGGGAGGACGGCACGCTGCTGCGGCTGCGCGGCCTCCCGGGCGGGATCCCGGCCTACCTCGTGGGGCGGGCGACCACCCTGCTCTGCCAGATCGCCGTGCAGAGCGTGCTCATCATGGCCACCGCCCTGGTCGTGGGCGGGGTGGGCGCGCCGCGCGACTGGCTCACGCTGGTCTGGGTGCTGGTGCTCGGCACGGTCGCGGTCGTGCCCCTGGGGGCGGCGATCGGCTGCATGTTCCCCAACCCCAAGGCCGCCGCCGGCGTCCTCGTCCTGCCCGCGATGGGGCTCATGGCCGTCTCGGGCGTGCTCGTGCCCACGTCCTACCTGCCCGAGATCGTCCGCGCGATCGCCCAGGTGTTCCCGCTCTACTGGCAGGGGCTCGGCCTGCGCGCGGCCCTGCTGCCCGAGTCCGCGGCGGCGGCCGAGATCGCGGGGAGCTGGCGGCTTCCCCAGGTCGCGGGCGTGCTCGCCGCCTGGGGCATCGCCGGCATGCTGATCGCGCCCTCGCTGATCCGCCGGGTGACCCGGCGGGAGTCCGGGTCCCGGCTCGCCGAGCGGCAGCTCGCCGCGGCGGGGAACTGA
- a CDS encoding helix-turn-helix transcriptional regulator produces MTGEAVHNRIAVLRAERGVSRRQLADALGIHYQTVGYLERGEYNPSLFLALKIADFFEVPMEVVFSLHPFPLLGSEGMTR; encoded by the coding sequence ATGACCGGGGAAGCCGTGCACAACCGCATCGCGGTGCTCCGGGCCGAGCGGGGCGTCTCCCGGCGGCAGCTCGCCGACGCGCTCGGCATCCACTACCAGACCGTCGGCTATCTGGAGCGCGGCGAGTACAACCCCAGCCTCTTCCTCGCCCTCAAGATCGCCGACTTCTTCGAGGTCCCGATGGAGGTCGTGTTCTCTCTCCACCCGTTCCCGCTGCTCGGAAGCGAGGGGATGACGCGATGA
- a CDS encoding HAMP domain-containing sensor histidine kinase, protein MRRRLLIIVLGLTAGLVAALGLPLVHTAVEEESRRFFLGRADDTARFADEAEWALSTGRTRYLTASLTRYDELYGTPVLVTGEDGLVICSSREGLTAKLPGVGGPLRRALAGQPTRRHHTLWPWDDRPYVIAEPIVRDSRVLGAVVTVSDTASPRAIIRDRLIVLGLGVVALTAVALVAAALIVRWVLRPVRTLDRAAHAVGYGTHPVRVADCGGPPELRRLAASFNAMAENIAAAARNQRAFVAQATHQLRNPLTALRIRLENVEWHLPGDDAEGREELRMALGEVDRLGDVIDSLLQLARAEAVEAVPAPVDVSAVARSRARAWHAAYARTGTRLTVDVPDGVTALCLPNLLGHALDVPLDNALKYARGCSVALTVRRGDDGCAEIRVRDTGPGLPADELAHAGERFWRSVRHRDVPGTGLGLATARTLIEESGGTLELSPADPTGLQILIRLRPADEAIAVPGPREAPERDGARAGRSPGGQ, encoded by the coding sequence ATGCGGAGGCGTCTGCTCATCATCGTCCTGGGCCTCACCGCCGGTCTGGTGGCGGCGCTGGGGCTTCCGCTGGTGCACACCGCGGTCGAGGAGGAGTCCCGCAGGTTCTTCCTCGGCCGCGCCGACGACACCGCGCGGTTCGCCGACGAGGCGGAGTGGGCGCTCTCCACCGGCCGCACCCGGTACCTCACCGCGAGCCTGACGCGCTACGACGAGCTGTACGGCACGCCGGTGCTCGTGACCGGCGAGGACGGCCTCGTCATCTGCTCGTCCCGCGAGGGCCTGACCGCGAAGCTCCCCGGCGTGGGCGGGCCCCTCCGGCGCGCGCTCGCCGGCCAGCCGACCCGGCGGCACCACACCCTCTGGCCTTGGGACGACCGGCCGTACGTCATCGCCGAGCCGATCGTCCGGGACAGCCGGGTGCTCGGCGCGGTGGTGACGGTGTCCGACACCGCGTCACCACGGGCGATCATCCGGGACCGCCTGATCGTGCTCGGGCTCGGGGTGGTCGCGCTCACCGCGGTGGCGCTGGTCGCGGCGGCGCTGATCGTGCGCTGGGTGCTGCGGCCGGTGCGCACCCTCGACCGGGCGGCCCACGCGGTGGGATACGGCACGCACCCGGTGCGGGTCGCCGACTGCGGCGGCCCGCCGGAGCTGCGGCGGCTCGCGGCGAGCTTCAACGCGATGGCGGAGAACATCGCCGCCGCCGCGCGCAACCAGCGCGCCTTCGTCGCCCAGGCCACCCACCAGCTGCGCAACCCGCTCACCGCGCTGCGCATCCGGCTGGAGAACGTCGAGTGGCACCTGCCCGGCGACGACGCCGAGGGCCGGGAGGAGCTGCGCATGGCGCTGGGGGAGGTGGACCGGCTCGGCGACGTGATCGACTCGCTGCTCCAGCTCGCGCGGGCCGAGGCGGTGGAGGCGGTGCCCGCGCCGGTGGACGTCTCGGCGGTGGCGCGGTCCCGCGCCCGGGCCTGGCATGCCGCCTACGCCCGCACCGGCACCCGGCTCACCGTCGACGTGCCCGACGGCGTCACCGCGCTCTGCCTGCCCAACCTGCTCGGGCACGCGCTCGACGTGCCGCTCGACAACGCGCTGAAGTACGCCCGCGGCTGCTCGGTCGCGCTCACGGTACGGCGGGGCGACGACGGCTGCGCAGAGATCCGGGTGCGCGACACCGGGCCGGGGCTGCCCGCGGACGAGCTCGCCCACGCGGGCGAGCGGTTCTGGCGCAGCGTGCGCCACCGGGACGTGCCCGGGACCGGCCTGGGCCTGGCCACGGCGCGCACCCTGATCGAGGAGAGCGGCGGAACCCTGGAGCTGTCCCCGGCGGACCCCACCGGGCTGCAGATCCTCATCCGCCTGCGCCCGGCCGACGAGGCGATCGCGGTGCCGGGGCCGCGCGAGGCGCCCGAGCGCGACGGCGCGCGGGCCGGCCGGTCGCCCGGCGGTCAGTAG
- a CDS encoding TAXI family TRAP transporter solute-binding subunit, translating into MRRLVWWTALLVLLLGGCQALGEVPAPKGTIRIGTGNAGGVYAVYGTGLAHAIRTTMPGTTAEVILTDGSVENIELVAAGKAEVGFTLADVAADAVAGWPPFREPRPIVALANLYENYVQLVARADGPVRTVRDLAGRRVSIGAQASGTAVVAERILALSGVGDAAVRRHMDIQASAQALAAGDIDAFFWSGGLPSGAIAELSRRVDVRLIDLQEVARPLMRTYGDLYRETTVPASVYGLSSAVTTVSVPNYLVVSRDMPQDTAYWITKVLFERQPDLARAHPEGHRLGQWAAIRTHPLDLHPGAVRWYRENHY; encoded by the coding sequence ATGCGCAGGCTGGTGTGGTGGACGGCGCTGCTCGTCCTGCTCCTCGGCGGCTGCCAGGCCCTGGGCGAGGTGCCCGCCCCCAAGGGCACGATCAGGATCGGCACCGGCAACGCGGGCGGCGTCTACGCCGTGTACGGGACCGGCCTCGCCCACGCGATCCGCACGACCATGCCCGGCACGACGGCCGAGGTGATCCTCACCGACGGCTCGGTGGAGAACATCGAGCTCGTCGCCGCGGGCAAGGCCGAGGTCGGGTTCACCCTCGCGGACGTCGCGGCCGACGCGGTCGCGGGCTGGCCGCCGTTCCGCGAGCCGCGGCCGATCGTCGCGCTCGCCAACCTCTACGAGAACTACGTGCAGCTCGTGGCGCGGGCCGACGGCCCGGTGCGCACGGTGCGGGATCTCGCGGGACGGCGCGTGTCGATCGGCGCCCAGGCGTCCGGCACCGCGGTGGTGGCCGAGCGCATCCTCGCCCTGTCCGGGGTCGGTGACGCGGCGGTCCGCCGGCACATGGACATCCAGGCGTCGGCGCAGGCCCTCGCGGCGGGCGATATCGACGCCTTCTTCTGGAGCGGCGGCCTGCCCAGCGGCGCGATCGCCGAGCTGAGCCGGCGGGTGGACGTGCGGCTCATCGACCTGCAGGAGGTCGCCCGGCCGCTCATGCGCACCTACGGCGATCTCTACCGGGAGACCACGGTGCCCGCCTCGGTGTACGGCCTGTCGAGCGCGGTGACCACGGTGAGCGTGCCGAACTACCTCGTCGTCTCCCGGGACATGCCGCAGGACACCGCCTACTGGATCACCAAGGTGCTCTTCGAGCGGCAGCCGGACCTGGCGCGGGCCCATCCGGAGGGCCACCGCCTGGGCCAGTGGGCGGCGATCCGCACCCACCCGCTCGACCTGCACCCCGGGGCGGTGCGCTGGTACCGGGAGAACCACTACTGA